A segment of the Candidatus Brocadiaceae bacterium genome:
CGCGCTCCAGCACACGCCGGACTGCATCCGCGCCCGATCATACGCGCTCCGCGCCTCAGGAGCAAGCAGCATCCGGTTTCGCTGGCTTTGCGTTGCCGTTCGTTTATAATGTTAATGAGCTTGAACATATGGAGGCCTTTCCCTATGCCGGACGACACGCGGGACGCCGGACGGCCCTCGCTCACAGGCGCCCCCTCACCGACTGAGAGCGGCTTCTTCGGCCGCATGAACGACCCGTGCGGCTCCGCCCACGTGCGCGGGGCCTGCGGCGACGAGATGGAGGTCTACCTCAGCATCCGCGACGGCGTCATCACCGAGGCGAAATACTACACCGAGGGGTGCGAGGACACGCACCGCTACGGCCACGCCGTCGCCTCGGCCGCACAGGGCCGGCCGCTTCCGGACGCGCTGACCATCAGCCCGCGACAGATCATGGACGCGGAC
Coding sequences within it:
- a CDS encoding iron-sulfur cluster assembly scaffold protein, with product MPDDTRDAGRPSLTGAPSPTESGFFGRMNDPCGSAHVRGACGDEMEVYLSIRDGVITEAKYYTEGCEDTHRYGHAVASAAQGRPLPDALTISPRQIMDADPLLTEGSRHCAILAVITFYRAVADYLVQP